In the genome of Podospora pseudocomata strain CBS 415.72m chromosome 2 map unlocalized CBS415.72m_2.2, whole genome shotgun sequence, one region contains:
- a CDS encoding uncharacterized protein (EggNog:ENOG503P093; CAZy:GH5; COG:G), producing MKFSPTLAALAALPTTSATIYFAGVAQSSGEFGAWSPTQTRGTGLPGRFGVDYAFISTSGVDTMIDSHKVNLHRVAFLLERMCPLSYGLGAKFNETHFEHFKEAIDYITITKGAYAILDPHNYMRYNDPSSQPFSGSVIGNTSDPTAATTAQFAAFWGELASRFKTNEKVLFGLMNEPHSMPSRLVFSNLQAAITAIRATGANNMILTPGNAWSGGHYWTKGGDEANSKWIHKLVDPIKNLAVDIHEYLDEDFSGGHTACTQDPVANLAGVTGWLREHGLKGFVTEFGGSNTTECKLMLEGMLGYMEENEEYIGWTAWAAGPFWGVNSPCCTDQRQLGSLEPGSRAADGGPGLYDSVWVPVIAKRVPGRLQWDGPANVTGGVVRERV from the exons ATGAAGTTCTCGCCAACGTTGGCAGCACTTGCTGCTTTGCCAACAACATCCGCAACGATCTACTTCGCCGGCGTCGCCCAATCAAGCGGTGAGTTCGGCGCCTGGAGTCCGACCCAAACCCGTGGCACCGGTCTCCCCGGCCGTTTCGGCGTCGATTAcgccttcatctccacctctGGCGTCGACACCATGATCGACAGCCACAAGGtcaacctccaccgcgtTGCCTTTCTCCTTGAGAGGATGTGCCCCTTGTCTTACGGCCTCGGGGCAAAGTTCAACGAGACTCACTTTGAGCACTTTAAAGAGGCGATAGATtacatcaccatcaccaagggCGCTT acgccatcctcgacccCCACAACTACATGCGCTACaacgacccctcctcccagccctTCTCCGGCTCCGTCATAGGCAACACCTCCGACCCCACCGCCGCGACAACAGCCCAGTTCGCGGCCTTTTGGGGCGAGCTCGCCTCCCGTTTCAAAACCAACGAAAAAGTCTTGTTCGGTCTAATGAACGAACCGCATAGCATGCCCTCCCGGctcgtcttctccaacctccaagccgccatcACGGCAATCCGCGCGACGGGAGCAAACAACATGATTTTGACTCCAGGAAACGCCTGGTCGGGTGGGCATTACTGGACAAAGGGAGGTGACGAGGCAAACAGCAAATGGATTCACAAACTTGTCGACCCGATTAAAAACCTGGCGGTGGATATCCATGAGTATTTGGATGAGGATTTTAGCGGGGGGCATACGGCTTGTACGCAGGATCCGGTGGCGAACTTGGCGGGGGTGACgggttggttgagggagcATGGGTTGAAGGGGTTTGTTACTGAGTTTGGGGGTTCGAATACGACGGAGTGTAAACtgatgttggaggggatgCTGGGGTATAtggaggagaatgaggagtATATTGGGTGGACGGCTTGGGCGGCGGGGCCGTTTTGGGGGGTTAATAGCCCGTGTTGTACGGATCAGAGGCAGTTGGGAAGTTTAGAGCCGGGGAGTAGGGCGGCCGATGGGGGCCCGGGGCTCTATGATAGTGTTTGGGTGCCGGTTATTGCGAAGAGGGTGCCGGGGAGGTTGCAGTGGGATGGACCAGCGAATGTGACGGGGGGTgtggtgagagagagggttTAG
- a CDS encoding uncharacterized protein (EggNog:ENOG503PAYW; COG:G; CAZy:AA9), producing MTPLSAVALVVGLASLVSGHGFLKSITVDGKNYLAWQVGQDNYVNPPPVRYARQLANNGPVPDFTTNDITCGAGGNIPAQGIIELKAGDKVTFNWDQWGSSHSGPVFTYLAKCANNDCKTFKGDTGNVWVKIEQLSYNPQGHPPWASDLLREQGARWSVTIPPKLAPGEYLLRHEILGLHVAGTRMGAQFYPSCTQIRVTQGGTTQLPAGIALPGAYKPEDPGILAELWRIQQGQTQYVAPGGPVWSEAAPNANRAGP from the exons ATGACACCTCTTTCAGCTGTGGCCCTGGTCGTTGGCCTTGCAAGCCTTGTATCAGGACATGGCTTCCTGAAGAGCATCACCGTGGACGGAAAGAACTATCTCGCGTGGCAGGTTGGACAGGACAACTACGTGAACCCTCCTCCTGTCCGCTATGCACGACAGCTTGCCAACAATGGACCGGTGCCCGATTTTACGACGAATGATATCAC GTGTGGTGCTGGTGGAAATATTCCAGCTCAGGGCATCATCGAGCTCAAGGCTGGTGACAAAGT AACTTTCAACTGGGATCAATGGGGATCTTCCCACAGTGGCCCCGTATTCAC TTACCTCGCCAAATGTGCCAACAACGATTGCAAGACCTTCAAAGGCGACACCGGCAACGTCTGGGTCAAGATCGAGCAGCTTTCCTACAACCCGCAAGGTCATCCGCCCTGGGCCTCTGACCTCCTTCGCGAACAAGGCGCCAGGTGGTCCGTCACTATCCCACCGAAGCTAGCTCCGGGTGAATATCTTCTTCGTCACGAGATTCTTGGCCTGCACGTTGCAGGGACGAGGATGGGCGCGCAGTTCTATCCAAGCTGCACTCAGATTCGGGTGACGCAAGGTGGGACGACGCAATTGCCTGCAGGAATTGCTCTGCCGGGTGCTTACAAGCCCGAGGACCCTGGT ATCTTGGCTGAGCTGTGGAGGATTCAGCAGGGGCAGACACAATATGTGGCTCCTGGTGGGCCGGTTTGGAGTGAGGCTGCGCCGAATGCCAATCGGGCTGGGCCTTAA